A genomic region of Streptomyces sp. NBC_00247 contains the following coding sequences:
- a CDS encoding alpha/beta hydrolase: MRRTAVLGAAGTLIAGTLIAGMTAAPAAGADNRHTDAAEARGAAIAAQRAARAGIDWADCPADYALPTPIQCGWVTVPLDYRKPYGKQIKLAVDRHASTGTAAERQGALIYNPGGPGGSGLRFPTRITNKNPIWTKVAAAYDFVGFDPRGVGHSAPISCADPQEYVKVPKADPVPDTEADKLAQRKLAAEYAAGCAERSGDLLPQMTTLNTARDLDVIRAALGERKLNYLGVSYGTYLGAVYGTLFPGHLRRMVVDSVVNPEQGNIWYEANLNQDVAFQNRWEDWQEWVARNDSVYHIGDTPEKVEQAWLALRAAAKKNPIGGVVGPAELIGFFQSAPYYDSSWAPVARTWSAYLAGDTQALVDAVAPDLSDTAGNAATENSNAVYTAVECADAPWPTSWRTWDRDNTRLHRDYPFLTWANAWMNLPCATWPTKRQTPLEVKTGKGLPPVLIVQSTRDAATPYEGAVELHQRFKGSRLITEKDAGSHGVTGLLNTCVNDRVNTYLLTGRTDRHDVTCTPHATPAP, from the coding sequence TTGAGACGCACCGCAGTGCTCGGCGCGGCCGGCACTCTGATCGCGGGGACGCTCATAGCGGGCATGACGGCCGCACCGGCGGCCGGAGCGGACAACCGGCACACCGACGCGGCCGAAGCGCGCGGAGCCGCGATCGCCGCGCAACGCGCAGCCCGCGCGGGCATCGACTGGGCGGACTGCCCCGCCGACTACGCGCTCCCCACGCCCATCCAGTGCGGCTGGGTGACCGTCCCGCTCGACTACAGGAAGCCGTACGGCAAGCAGATCAAGCTGGCCGTCGACCGCCACGCGAGCACCGGGACGGCCGCCGAGCGCCAAGGCGCCCTCATCTACAACCCCGGTGGTCCCGGAGGCTCCGGCCTGCGCTTCCCGACCCGGATCACCAACAAGAACCCGATCTGGACCAAGGTCGCCGCGGCCTACGACTTCGTGGGCTTCGACCCGCGCGGCGTGGGCCACTCCGCCCCCATCTCCTGCGCCGACCCGCAGGAGTACGTCAAGGTGCCCAAGGCCGATCCGGTGCCCGACACCGAGGCGGACAAGCTGGCCCAGCGCAAGCTCGCCGCCGAGTACGCGGCCGGCTGCGCCGAGCGCAGCGGCGATCTGCTGCCGCAGATGACCACCCTCAACACCGCGCGGGACCTGGACGTGATCCGGGCGGCACTCGGCGAGAGGAAGCTGAACTACCTGGGCGTCTCCTACGGCACCTACCTCGGCGCGGTCTACGGCACGCTCTTCCCCGGACACCTGCGCCGGATGGTCGTCGACAGCGTCGTCAACCCTGAGCAGGGCAACATCTGGTACGAGGCCAACCTCAACCAGGACGTCGCCTTCCAGAACCGCTGGGAGGACTGGCAGGAGTGGGTCGCCCGCAACGACTCCGTCTACCACATCGGCGACACGCCCGAGAAGGTCGAGCAGGCCTGGCTCGCCCTGCGCGCCGCCGCCAAGAAGAACCCCATCGGCGGCGTCGTCGGCCCCGCCGAACTCATCGGGTTCTTCCAGAGCGCGCCGTACTACGACTCCTCCTGGGCACCCGTGGCCCGGACCTGGAGCGCCTACCTGGCCGGAGACACCCAGGCGCTCGTCGACGCCGTCGCCCCCGACCTCAGTGACACCGCGGGCAACGCCGCCACCGAGAACAGCAACGCCGTGTACACCGCGGTCGAGTGCGCGGACGCGCCGTGGCCCACCAGCTGGCGCACCTGGGACCGCGACAACACCCGGCTGCACCGCGATTACCCCTTCCTGACCTGGGCCAACGCGTGGATGAACCTCCCCTGCGCCACCTGGCCGACCAAGCGGCAGACGCCTCTGGAGGTGAAGACGGGCAAGGGGCTCCCGCCCGTCCTGATCGTCCAGTCCACGCGTGACGCCGCCACACCGTACGAGGGAGCGGTCGAGCTGCACCAGCGGTTCAAGGGCTCACGGCTGATCACCGAGAAGGACGCCGGATCGCACGGCGTCACCGGTCTCCTGAACACCTGCGTCAACGACCGGGTGAACACCTATCTGCTCACCGGCCGCACCGACCGGCACGACGTGACGTGCACCCCGCACGCCACGCCCGCGCCGTAA
- a CDS encoding NAD-dependent epimerase/dehydratase family protein has protein sequence MNTNRHAWVLGATGQIGRTAVTALLADGWRVTAVSLRGGRDATWPDDVRTVALDRDADGALAAALGDDCDVLVDMVGFHGVHARQLTALTGRIGAAVVVSSGAVYTDGEGRGFDTAGRPGGDPRYPVPIPEVWTTVEPGDSTYATRKVLLERELLSAGKELPVTVLRAGAVHGPGCRTPRELYFVKRILDGRRRRVLAYGGKSVFHPAHTSNVAELIRLAALRPGSRILNAADPGTPTVAEIGELIDAVLGVETETLLLPGPPGEDHVGDTPWTIRHPVVYDMTAAERELGYRPVTTYADALPESVQWLSSRLSGRGWTDAFPKLFQQYGPALFDYATEDALLERHHAR, from the coding sequence ATGAACACGAACAGGCACGCATGGGTCCTCGGGGCGACCGGACAGATCGGACGGACCGCCGTGACAGCGCTGCTCGCGGACGGTTGGCGGGTCACCGCGGTCTCGCTCCGCGGTGGCCGGGACGCGACGTGGCCCGACGACGTCCGCACGGTGGCGCTCGACCGCGACGCCGACGGCGCCCTGGCCGCCGCCCTCGGGGACGACTGCGACGTCCTGGTCGACATGGTGGGTTTCCACGGTGTGCACGCACGCCAGCTGACTGCGCTGACCGGCCGCATCGGAGCAGCGGTGGTCGTCTCCAGCGGCGCGGTCTACACGGACGGGGAGGGGCGCGGCTTCGACACGGCGGGCCGCCCTGGTGGCGATCCTCGCTATCCGGTGCCGATACCCGAAGTCTGGACCACCGTGGAACCGGGCGACTCGACGTACGCGACGCGCAAGGTCCTGCTGGAGCGCGAGTTGCTGTCGGCGGGCAAGGAGCTTCCTGTGACGGTGCTGCGGGCCGGCGCCGTCCACGGCCCCGGCTGCCGGACACCGCGCGAGCTGTACTTCGTCAAGCGGATCCTGGACGGCCGGCGCCGCCGGGTACTCGCGTACGGAGGCAAGAGCGTCTTCCATCCCGCGCACACCTCGAACGTGGCGGAACTGATCCGGCTCGCCGCCCTGCGGCCCGGGTCGAGGATCCTCAACGCGGCCGACCCCGGGACCCCGACGGTGGCGGAGATCGGCGAGCTGATCGACGCGGTGCTGGGCGTGGAGACGGAGACGCTGCTGCTGCCGGGGCCGCCCGGCGAGGACCACGTGGGAGACACCCCGTGGACGATCCGGCACCCGGTGGTCTACGACATGACGGCGGCGGAGCGGGAGCTCGGCTACCGGCCGGTTACCACCTACGCCGATGCGCTGCCCGAGAGCGTCCAGTGGCTGTCCTCGCGGCTGTCCGGGCGGGGGTGGACGGATGCCTTCCCGAAGCTGTTCCAGCAGTACGGCCCCGCTCTCTTCGACTACGCGACGGAGGACGCCCTGCTGGAACGTCACCACGCGCGCTGA
- a CDS encoding lysophospholipid acyltransferase family protein: MFYYVLKYAVFGPLLRLLFRPRIEGLDHVPAEGAAIIAGNHLSFSDHFLMPAMLKRRITFLAKAEYFTGPGIKGKLTAAFFHSIGQIPVDRSGKEAGAAAIREGLGVLAKGELLGIYPEGTRSHDGRLYKGKVGVAVMAIRAGVPVIPCAMVGTFEIQPPGQKVPSIRQVTIRFGEPLDFSRYAGLDGQKAAIRAVTDEIMYAVLNLSGQEYVDEYAAKVKAADAAATGKKPPRGKS; this comes from the coding sequence GTGTTCTACTACGTACTGAAGTACGCCGTGTTCGGCCCGCTGCTGCGGCTGCTCTTCCGGCCCCGCATCGAGGGACTCGACCACGTCCCGGCCGAGGGGGCCGCGATCATCGCGGGCAATCACCTGTCCTTCTCGGACCACTTCCTGATGCCCGCCATGCTGAAGCGCCGCATCACCTTCCTGGCGAAGGCGGAGTACTTCACCGGCCCCGGGATCAAGGGGAAGCTGACGGCGGCGTTCTTCCACAGCATCGGCCAGATCCCGGTGGACCGGTCGGGCAAGGAGGCGGGCGCTGCGGCCATCCGTGAGGGGCTCGGGGTCCTCGCCAAGGGCGAGCTGCTCGGCATCTACCCGGAAGGCACCCGCTCGCACGACGGGCGCCTCTACAAGGGCAAGGTCGGGGTCGCGGTGATGGCCATCAGAGCGGGGGTCCCGGTGATCCCCTGCGCCATGGTCGGCACCTTCGAGATCCAGCCGCCCGGACAGAAGGTACCCAGCATCCGGCAGGTCACGATCCGTTTCGGTGAGCCGCTGGACTTCTCCCGGTACGCCGGGCTGGACGGCCAGAAGGCCGCGATCCGGGCGGTCACGGACGAGATCATGTACGCGGTCCTGAACCTGTCCGGGCAGGAGTACGTGGACGAGTACGCCGCGAAGGTGAAGGCCGCCGATGCGGCCGCGACGGGCAAGAAGCCACCTCGCGGGAAGTCCTGA
- a CDS encoding cytochrome c oxidase assembly protein, whose protein sequence is MDHGGHGMNMDLPPFTLGRGLAFSADPFFLVGCLAALALYGWAVVRLRRRGDDWPVNRTLFFVVGVLSIALVMCTRLNDYGMVMFSVHMIQHMVISMLSPILLLLGAPVTLALRALPVAGRRGAKGPRELLLMLLHSRYMKIITHPVFTIPLFIASLYGLYFTPLFDFLMGSTPGHLAMMVHFLGVGLVFFWPIMGIDPGPHRPGYVMRMLELFAGMPFHAFFGIALMMASQPMVESYKHPPASLGIDALADQSWAGGIAWAFSEVPSVLVLIALVFQWYRSDQRLAKREDRAADRDGDQELAAYNAYLASLQARGR, encoded by the coding sequence ATGGATCACGGCGGGCACGGCATGAACATGGATCTGCCGCCGTTCACACTGGGCCGCGGGCTCGCGTTCTCGGCGGACCCGTTCTTCCTGGTCGGCTGCCTCGCGGCACTGGCCCTGTACGGCTGGGCCGTGGTGCGGCTGCGGCGGCGCGGGGACGACTGGCCGGTCAACCGGACCCTCTTCTTCGTGGTCGGGGTGCTCAGCATCGCCCTGGTGATGTGCACCCGGCTGAACGACTACGGCATGGTCATGTTCAGCGTGCACATGATCCAGCACATGGTGATCAGCATGCTCTCGCCGATCCTGCTGCTGCTGGGAGCGCCGGTGACCCTCGCGCTGCGGGCGCTGCCGGTGGCGGGGAGACGGGGCGCCAAGGGCCCGCGCGAGCTGCTGCTGATGCTGCTGCACAGCCGCTACATGAAGATCATCACGCATCCGGTCTTCACGATCCCGCTCTTCATCGCCAGTCTCTACGGCCTCTACTTCACCCCGCTCTTCGACTTCCTCATGGGCTCGACGCCGGGTCACCTGGCGATGATGGTGCACTTCCTCGGGGTCGGGCTGGTCTTCTTCTGGCCGATCATGGGAATCGACCCCGGCCCGCACCGGCCCGGCTACGTGATGCGGATGCTGGAGCTCTTCGCGGGGATGCCGTTCCACGCGTTCTTCGGCATCGCCCTGATGATGGCGTCCCAGCCGATGGTGGAGTCGTACAAGCACCCTCCGGCTTCGCTGGGCATCGACGCGCTGGCCGATCAGAGCTGGGCGGGCGGTATCGCCTGGGCCTTCAGCGAGGTGCCGTCCGTGCTGGTGCTGATCGCCCTGGTCTTCCAGTGGTACCGCTCCGACCAGCGGCTCGCGAAGCGCGAGGACCGGGCGGCGGACCGGGACGGCGACCAGGAGCTGGCGGCGTACAACGCGTATCTCGCCTCTTTGCAGGCGCGCGGACGGTAG
- a CDS encoding 6-phosphofructokinase: MRIGVLTSGGDCPGLNAVIRSVVHRAVVDHGDEVIGFHDGWRGLLECDYRKLDLDAVGGILALGGTILGSSRVQPAHLRGGVERARGHVADLGLDAIIPIGGEGTLKAANLLSEAGLPIVGVPKTIDNDIASTDVTFGFDTAVGVATDALDRLKTTAESHQRVLIVEVMGRHTGWIALHSGMAAGAHAIVVPERPFHIDELTRVVGERFSAGKKFAIVVVAEGAKPQDGTMAFATGSEDVYGHERFTGIASQLSIELEQRLGKEARPVILGHVQRGGTPTAYDRVLATRFGWHAVEAVHRGEFGMMTALQGTDIRMVPLTSAVETLKTVPAERYAEVDCVL, translated from the coding sequence ATGCGCATTGGTGTCCTCACGTCCGGCGGCGACTGCCCCGGTCTCAACGCAGTCATCCGCTCCGTAGTGCACCGGGCGGTTGTCGACCACGGCGACGAGGTCATCGGCTTCCACGACGGCTGGCGCGGCCTGCTGGAGTGCGACTACCGCAAGCTCGACCTGGACGCCGTCGGCGGCATCCTGGCGCTCGGCGGCACCATCCTCGGCTCGTCCCGGGTCCAGCCCGCGCACCTGCGCGGTGGCGTGGAGCGGGCCCGCGGCCACGTCGCCGATCTGGGTCTCGACGCGATCATCCCGATCGGAGGCGAGGGCACGCTGAAGGCGGCCAACCTCCTCTCCGAGGCGGGACTGCCGATCGTCGGCGTACCGAAGACCATCGACAACGACATCGCCTCCACCGACGTCACCTTCGGTTTCGACACCGCCGTGGGCGTGGCCACCGACGCGCTGGACCGGCTGAAGACGACCGCCGAATCGCACCAGCGGGTGCTGATCGTGGAGGTCATGGGCCGTCACACCGGCTGGATCGCCCTGCACTCGGGCATGGCGGCCGGCGCGCACGCCATCGTCGTGCCGGAGCGTCCGTTCCACATCGACGAGCTGACCAGGGTCGTCGGGGAGCGCTTCTCGGCGGGCAAGAAGTTCGCGATCGTGGTGGTCGCCGAGGGCGCCAAGCCGCAGGACGGCACGATGGCCTTCGCCACCGGTTCCGAGGACGTCTACGGGCACGAGCGCTTCACGGGGATAGCGTCCCAGCTCTCGATCGAGCTGGAGCAGCGCCTCGGCAAGGAGGCCCGCCCGGTGATTCTCGGCCATGTCCAGCGCGGTGGTACCCCGACGGCCTACGACCGGGTGCTCGCCACCCGCTTCGGATGGCACGCGGTGGAGGCGGTGCACCGCGGCGAGTTCGGCATGATGACGGCGCTGCAGGGCACGGACATCCGGATGGTGCCGCTGACCTCCGCGGTGGAGACCCTCAAGACCGTTCCGGCGGAGCGGTACGCCGAGGTGGACTGCGTTCTCTGA
- a CDS encoding type 1 glutamine amidotransferase produces the protein MSNNGLRLVWVYPDLLSTYGDQGNALVVERRARQRGLDVQRVDVRSDQPIPTSGDIYLIGGGEDRPQRLAAERLRRDGGLSRAASNGAIIFSVCAGYQILGHEFINDLGEREPGLGLLDVVTTRGEGARCVGDVLGDIDPNLGLPPLTGFENHQGVTHLGPTARPFARVRVGRGNGTGDGTEGAYSDTVFGTYMHGPVLARNPQIADLLLKLALDVNALPPVNEHWYEALRSERITAATQPA, from the coding sequence ATGAGCAACAACGGTCTGCGTCTGGTCTGGGTCTACCCCGACCTCCTCAGCACCTACGGCGACCAGGGCAACGCCCTCGTCGTCGAGCGGCGGGCACGGCAGCGCGGCCTCGACGTGCAGCGGGTCGACGTACGCAGCGACCAGCCGATCCCCACGTCGGGCGACATCTACCTCATCGGCGGCGGTGAGGACCGGCCGCAGCGACTGGCGGCGGAGCGGCTGCGCCGCGACGGCGGGCTGAGCCGGGCCGCGTCGAACGGCGCGATCATCTTCTCGGTCTGCGCGGGCTACCAGATCCTGGGCCACGAGTTCATCAACGACCTCGGGGAGCGGGAGCCCGGGCTCGGGCTGCTCGACGTGGTGACGACCCGCGGCGAGGGCGCGCGGTGCGTCGGCGACGTACTGGGCGACATCGACCCGAACCTCGGTCTGCCGCCGCTCACCGGTTTCGAGAACCACCAGGGCGTCACCCATCTCGGTCCGACGGCGCGTCCGTTCGCCCGGGTCCGGGTGGGCCGCGGCAACGGCACCGGCGACGGTACCGAGGGGGCGTACAGCGACACCGTGTTCGGGACGTACATGCACGGTCCCGTGCTGGCACGCAATCCGCAGATCGCCGATCTGCTGCTGAAGCTCGCTCTGGACGTCAACGCGCTGCCGCCGGTGAACGAGCATTGGTACGAGGCGCTGAGGTCGGAACGCATCACCGCGGCGACCCAGCCGGCCTGA
- a CDS encoding MurT ligase domain-containing protein: protein MAGNTEPLSPRAKLAVTAGKAAAAVSRAAGRGSGSVIGGRVALKLDPDLLGRLAQHLDVILVSATNGKTTTTRLIAEALRAAGPVVSNALGANMPAGITSALAGGSDARFGVIEVDEKYLAGVARDTTPKAIALLNLSRDQLDRAAETRMLAEHWREGLAGSKAVIIANADDPLIVWAASSSQNVVWVAAGQAWKDDAWSCPSCGGVMQRPGDDWFCGQCGFRRPAPSWALNGDYVLDPHGSAWPIHLQLPGRANKANATSSAAVAAVFGVPPQVALERMYQVQAVAGRYDVVSFHNRELRLLLAKNPAGWLETFSLIDPPPTPVILSVNARGADGTDTSWLWDVDYTQLSGHPIFVLGDRKMDLAVRLEVAGLDFRVCETLDEAVQLAPPGRIEVIANYTAFQDLRRRVGN, encoded by the coding sequence ATGGCAGGCAACACGGAGCCGTTGTCGCCGCGGGCCAAGCTGGCCGTGACGGCGGGCAAGGCCGCGGCGGCGGTGTCGCGCGCGGCGGGGCGCGGCAGCGGATCGGTGATCGGCGGCCGGGTGGCGCTCAAGCTCGACCCCGACCTGCTGGGGCGACTGGCGCAGCACCTGGACGTGATCCTCGTGTCGGCGACGAACGGCAAGACGACCACCACACGGCTGATCGCCGAGGCGCTGCGGGCCGCCGGGCCCGTCGTCTCGAACGCGCTCGGCGCGAACATGCCCGCGGGCATCACTTCGGCCCTGGCCGGCGGATCGGATGCCCGGTTCGGCGTGATCGAGGTCGACGAGAAGTACCTCGCCGGAGTGGCGCGCGACACGACGCCCAAGGCGATCGCACTGCTCAACCTCTCCCGCGACCAGCTCGACCGCGCCGCGGAGACCCGCATGCTGGCCGAGCACTGGCGCGAGGGTCTGGCGGGCTCCAAGGCCGTCATCATCGCCAACGCGGACGACCCGCTGATCGTCTGGGCGGCCTCGTCCTCCCAGAACGTGGTGTGGGTGGCGGCCGGCCAGGCGTGGAAGGACGACGCCTGGTCCTGCCCCTCCTGCGGCGGCGTGATGCAGCGCCCCGGGGACGACTGGTTCTGTGGGCAGTGCGGTTTCCGCCGTCCGGCACCGAGCTGGGCGCTCAACGGCGACTACGTGCTCGACCCGCACGGCTCGGCGTGGCCGATCCACCTCCAGTTGCCGGGTCGCGCCAACAAGGCGAACGCGACCTCGTCGGCGGCCGTGGCGGCCGTCTTCGGCGTGCCCCCGCAGGTGGCCTTGGAGCGGATGTACCAGGTGCAGGCGGTGGCGGGCCGTTACGACGTGGTCTCGTTCCACAACCGCGAGCTGCGGCTGCTGCTGGCGAAGAACCCGGCCGGCTGGCTGGAGACGTTCTCGCTCATCGACCCCCCGCCGACGCCGGTGATCCTCTCCGTCAACGCGCGCGGCGCGGACGGCACGGACACCTCCTGGCTGTGGGACGTCGACTACACGCAGCTTTCCGGTCACCCGATCTTCGTGCTCGGGGACCGCAAGATGGACCTCGCCGTCCGGCTCGAAGTGGCCGGTCTGGACTTCCGTGTCTGCGAGACCCTGGACGAGGCCGTCCAGCTGGCCCCGCCCGGGCGCATCGAGGTCATCGCCAACTACACCGCCTTCCAGGATCTGCGCCGTCGTGTCGGCAACTGA
- the def gene encoding peptide deformylase — protein MRNRPIPGSSGIIRTVSTLGDPVLHRACEDVTDFGPSLARLVEDMFATMYAAQGVGLAANQIGVPLRVFVYDCPDDDDVRHLGHMVNPRLVEADGITVRGPEGCLSLPGIEAGTQRFDRAVVRGRTVTGEEVEITGTGWFARCLQHECDHLDGAVYTDRLTGLRRARALRKARRAPWAGQG, from the coding sequence ATGCGAAACCGCCCGATCCCCGGCAGTTCCGGAATCATTCGTACCGTGAGCACCCTCGGTGACCCCGTCCTCCACCGTGCCTGCGAGGACGTCACCGATTTCGGTCCCTCGCTCGCCCGGCTGGTGGAGGACATGTTCGCCACGATGTACGCGGCCCAGGGGGTCGGTCTCGCGGCCAACCAGATCGGTGTGCCGCTCCGGGTCTTCGTATACGACTGCCCGGACGACGACGACGTCCGCCACCTCGGTCACATGGTCAACCCCCGGCTGGTGGAGGCGGACGGCATCACGGTACGCGGCCCGGAGGGGTGCTTGTCGCTGCCGGGCATCGAGGCGGGTACCCAGCGCTTCGACCGGGCGGTGGTGCGCGGGCGCACCGTCACCGGCGAGGAGGTGGAGATCACCGGTACGGGTTGGTTCGCGCGCTGTCTCCAGCACGAGTGCGACCACCTGGACGGCGCGGTCTACACGGACCGGCTGACCGGACTGCGCCGGGCGCGGGCGCTGCGCAAGGCTCGCCGGGCACCCTGGGCCGGCCAGGGCTGA
- a CDS encoding TetR family transcriptional regulator has protein sequence METARQADRQRTAAEQRRRELLEAADRVVLRDGPRASMNAIAAEAGITKPILYRHFGDKGGLYRALAQRHTDALLSNLRAALDAPAERRRRVENTLDTYLAAIEARPQVYRFLMHPSDDVPAPEPGFDTGRHSVPLLRRLGEELGQVIGERVDLGADGEETARIWGHGIVGMMHAAGDWWLGDRPVPRERLVRSLADLLWGRLAEVGDKPGAPGF, from the coding sequence ATGGAGACCGCACGACAGGCCGATCGGCAGCGGACGGCGGCCGAGCAGCGGCGCCGGGAACTGCTGGAGGCAGCCGACCGGGTGGTACTCAGGGACGGCCCCAGGGCCTCCATGAACGCCATCGCCGCCGAGGCGGGCATCACCAAACCGATCCTCTACCGCCACTTCGGCGACAAGGGCGGCCTCTACCGCGCCCTCGCGCAACGCCACACCGACGCCCTGCTGAGCAATCTGCGCGCGGCGCTCGACGCGCCCGCCGAACGGCGCCGACGGGTGGAGAACACCCTCGACACCTACCTCGCGGCCATCGAAGCCCGTCCGCAGGTCTACCGCTTCCTGATGCACCCGTCCGACGACGTTCCCGCCCCCGAGCCGGGGTTCGACACCGGCCGCCACTCCGTGCCGCTGCTGCGGCGCCTGGGCGAGGAGCTCGGACAGGTCATCGGCGAGCGGGTGGACCTCGGGGCGGACGGCGAGGAGACGGCCCGGATCTGGGGCCACGGCATCGTGGGGATGATGCACGCGGCGGGCGACTGGTGGCTCGGCGACCGGCCCGTCCCGCGTGAACGCCTGGTACGCAGCCTCGCCGACCTGCTCTGGGGCCGACTGGCCGAGGTGGGCGACAAGCCGGGCGCACCCGGCTTCTGA
- a CDS encoding acyl-CoA dehydrogenase family protein — MAEFTLELNEDQKQVRDWLHGFAAEVIRPAASEWDEREETPWPVIQEAAKVGIYSLDFYAQQFFDPTGLGIPVAMEELFWGDAGIALSIVGTGLAAVGVLANGTEEQIGTWIPQMYGDADDVKLAAFCSSEPDAGSDVASMRTRAVYDAAKDEWVLNGTKTWATNGGIANVHVVVAVVDAELGSKGHASFIVPPDTPGLSQGQKFKKHGIRASHTAEVVLEDVRVPGSCLLGGKEKLDERLARARERAKSGGERVKNAAMATFEASRPAVGAMAVGTARAAYEVALDYAKTRTQFGRPIIDNQGIAFQLADMRTRIDAARLLVWRASWMATTNKPFTSAEGSMSKLYASETAKQVTAQAVQILGGNGFTREYPVERMHRDAAIYTIFEGTSEIQRLVIARTLSGMPIR, encoded by the coding sequence ATGGCCGAGTTCACGCTTGAGCTCAACGAAGACCAGAAGCAGGTGCGCGACTGGCTCCACGGTTTCGCCGCGGAGGTGATCCGGCCGGCGGCGTCGGAGTGGGACGAGCGTGAGGAGACCCCCTGGCCGGTCATCCAGGAGGCGGCCAAGGTCGGCATCTACTCGCTCGACTTCTACGCCCAGCAGTTCTTCGACCCCACCGGCCTCGGCATCCCGGTGGCGATGGAGGAGCTCTTCTGGGGTGACGCGGGCATCGCCCTGTCGATCGTCGGTACGGGCCTGGCGGCCGTGGGCGTCCTGGCCAACGGCACCGAGGAGCAGATCGGCACCTGGATCCCGCAGATGTACGGCGACGCGGACGACGTCAAGCTCGCCGCCTTCTGCTCCTCCGAGCCCGACGCCGGTTCCGACGTCGCCTCGATGCGCACCCGCGCCGTCTACGACGCGGCCAAGGACGAGTGGGTGCTCAACGGCACCAAGACCTGGGCGACCAACGGCGGCATCGCCAACGTGCACGTCGTGGTCGCCGTCGTCGACGCCGAGCTCGGCTCGAAGGGCCACGCCTCGTTCATCGTGCCGCCGGACACCCCCGGGCTGTCCCAGGGGCAGAAGTTCAAGAAGCACGGCATCCGGGCGTCGCACACCGCCGAGGTGGTCCTGGAGGACGTCCGCGTCCCCGGAAGCTGCCTGCTCGGCGGCAAGGAGAAGCTCGACGAGCGCCTCGCCCGCGCCCGCGAGCGGGCGAAGTCGGGCGGCGAGCGCGTGAAGAACGCCGCGATGGCCACCTTCGAGGCGTCCCGCCCGGCGGTCGGCGCCATGGCGGTCGGCACCGCCCGCGCCGCGTACGAGGTCGCTCTCGACTACGCCAAGACGCGCACCCAGTTCGGTCGCCCGATCATCGACAACCAGGGCATCGCCTTCCAGCTCGCCGACATGCGCACCCGGATCGACGCCGCCCGGCTGCTGGTCTGGCGGGCCTCCTGGATGGCCACCACGAACAAGCCCTTCACCTCGGCCGAGGGCTCGATGTCGAAGCTGTACGCCAGCGAGACCGCGAAGCAGGTCACCGCCCAGGCCGTCCAGATCCTCGGCGGCAACGGCTTCACCCGCGAGTACCCGGTGGAGCGGATGCACCGGGACGCGGCGATCTACACCATCTTCGAGGGCACCAGCGAGATCCAGCGCCTGGTGATCGCCCGCACGCTGTCCGGCATGCCGATCCGCTGA
- a CDS encoding glutathione peroxidase, with product MTLHDIPLHTLTGEPTTLGAWSGKAVLLVNVASKCGLTPQYEGLERLQKTYGGRGFTVLGVPCNQFAGQEPGSAEEIQSFCSTTYGVSFPLLEKTDVNGEGRHPLYTELTKLADADGEAGDVQWNFEKFLISPAGEPVARIRPRTEPEAPEVVAAIEAQLPA from the coding sequence ATGACTCTGCACGACATCCCCCTGCACACCCTGACCGGCGAGCCGACGACGCTCGGCGCCTGGAGCGGCAAGGCGGTGCTGCTGGTGAACGTCGCGTCCAAGTGCGGCCTCACGCCCCAGTACGAGGGCCTGGAGCGCCTGCAGAAGACCTACGGCGGGCGGGGTTTCACCGTTCTGGGTGTGCCGTGCAACCAGTTCGCCGGGCAGGAGCCGGGCAGCGCCGAGGAGATCCAGTCCTTCTGCTCGACGACGTACGGGGTCAGCTTCCCGCTGTTGGAGAAGACCGACGTGAACGGCGAGGGCCGGCACCCGCTCTACACGGAGTTGACGAAGCTCGCGGACGCCGACGGCGAGGCCGGGGACGTCCAGTGGAACTTCGAGAAGTTCCTGATCTCTCCCGCCGGTGAGCCGGTCGCCCGCATCCGCCCGCGCACGGAGCCGGAAGCACCGGAGGTCGTGGCCGCCATCGAGGCACAGCTGCCCGCCTGA